A stretch of Planifilum fimeticola DNA encodes these proteins:
- a CDS encoding hydantoinase/oxoprolinase family protein, producing MARSQILAIDAGGTMTDTFIIDENGEFVVGKAQSTPEDESIGLINSAKDALSYWGLELGDELPNLLAGVYSGTAMLNRLVSRRGRRVGLVVNKGMEDNHRMGRAIQSYLGYSYSDRIHINTHHYDPPLVPRDLTVGVTERVDMFGNVIIPLYEHEVEKAIQSLLDKGVEAIVISLLHSYKYPVHERMIRDKALEMIRAANKDIPVFASADYYPVRKESHRTNTTVVEAYAADPSRKTLEQIDRNLAKHGARFNLRIMASHGGTIGIRSNELARTLVSGPIGGVIGAKYLGEKLGISNIACSDIGGTSFDIALITQGDLSINPSPDMARLVLSVPLVSMDTTGAGTGSYVRVDPNYGNLTLGPDSAGSRVGVCYPEGGVDTVTVTDCHVVLGLINPDNFLGGEIKLYPERAYEAIKKQIADPLGLSVEDAAYGVTELLESQLRNYLESMILGKGYSPSQYVCFSYGGGGPLHTAGYTKGLGFEDVIVPAWAAGFSAFGCGAADFEYRYDKTLDINVPDRADARTILAAGKELQASWDELMEKVADEFSKSNYSRDDVNFRLYFRMQYQGQLNDLEIEAPIKRFRGVGDWEKLVRAFEDTYTRVYAKSALSPELGYSITSAIVRGVVEVAKPKIPEEPLDGETPPSEAYLGKRRVYWDGRWIEADIWEMEKLKPGNRIKAFSILESPATTFVIPFGFETYLDQHRLFHLKEVR from the coding sequence TTGGCCAGATCTCAAATTCTTGCCATTGATGCCGGAGGGACGATGACAGATACCTTCATCATTGATGAGAACGGGGAGTTTGTCGTGGGTAAGGCCCAATCTACTCCGGAAGACGAATCCATCGGTTTGATCAATTCCGCCAAAGACGCTTTGAGTTACTGGGGTCTAGAGCTTGGGGATGAACTTCCCAACCTGCTGGCAGGGGTATATTCCGGCACGGCGATGTTGAACCGGCTGGTTTCCCGCAGAGGACGTCGCGTCGGATTGGTCGTCAACAAAGGCATGGAAGATAACCACAGAATGGGCAGGGCCATTCAATCCTATCTCGGTTATTCCTATTCCGACCGGATACACATCAATACCCACCATTATGATCCTCCGCTTGTACCGAGGGATCTTACCGTCGGTGTCACTGAACGAGTGGACATGTTTGGAAACGTGATCATTCCCCTGTATGAACACGAGGTGGAGAAGGCGATCCAATCGCTGTTAGATAAAGGAGTGGAAGCGATTGTTATCAGTTTGCTCCATTCGTACAAGTATCCGGTTCACGAACGAATGATCCGTGACAAAGCTTTGGAGATGATCCGGGCAGCGAACAAAGATATTCCCGTCTTTGCTTCCGCCGATTACTATCCGGTGCGCAAAGAAAGTCACCGAACGAACACCACGGTCGTGGAAGCCTATGCCGCCGATCCCTCCCGAAAGACGTTGGAGCAGATTGATCGTAATTTGGCCAAACACGGTGCCCGCTTTAACCTGCGGATCATGGCCAGTCACGGGGGAACCATCGGTATCCGTTCCAATGAATTGGCTCGCACTCTCGTTTCCGGTCCCATCGGCGGTGTCATCGGCGCCAAGTACCTCGGTGAGAAGCTGGGCATTTCGAATATCGCCTGTTCCGATATTGGCGGCACGAGTTTCGATATTGCCTTGATCACCCAGGGAGACTTGAGTATAAATCCGAGTCCGGATATGGCACGCCTCGTTCTGTCAGTACCGCTCGTTTCCATGGATACGACCGGTGCGGGCACAGGGAGCTATGTGAGGGTCGACCCCAATTACGGCAACTTGACTTTGGGACCGGACAGCGCCGGTTCTCGCGTAGGGGTTTGTTATCCCGAGGGAGGGGTGGACACCGTTACGGTCACTGACTGCCACGTCGTTCTCGGATTGATCAACCCGGACAATTTTCTAGGCGGGGAGATAAAGCTTTACCCGGAACGAGCCTATGAAGCCATCAAAAAACAAATTGCCGATCCCCTCGGTTTGTCTGTGGAGGATGCCGCTTACGGTGTCACGGAACTTTTGGAATCCCAACTTCGCAATTATCTGGAATCGATGATTCTCGGAAAAGGTTACTCTCCCTCTCAATACGTCTGTTTCTCCTATGGAGGTGGCGGGCCTTTGCATACCGCAGGCTACACTAAGGGGCTCGGCTTTGAAGACGTGATCGTGCCAGCGTGGGCGGCCGGGTTTTCGGCCTTCGGCTGCGGAGCGGCCGATTTCGAATACCGCTATGACAAGACCCTCGATATCAACGTGCCGGATCGGGCTGACGCCAGGACCATTCTTGCCGCCGGGAAAGAATTGCAGGCCTCCTGGGACGAATTGATGGAAAAAGTTGCGGATGAATTCTCCAAAAGCAATTACTCCCGCGACGATGTCAATTTCCGGCTGTATTTCAGGATGCAATACCAGGGACAATTGAACGATTTGGAAATTGAGGCCCCCATCAAGCGGTTCCGGGGAGTGGGCGATTGGGAAAAACTGGTCCGGGCCTTTGAAGACACGTATACCCGCGTTTATGCCAAATCCGCCCTGTCCCCCGAACTGGGATACAGCATAACCAGTGCGATTGTGCGCGGCGTCGTGGAAGTGGCCAAGCCCAAAATCCCGGAGGAACCCTTGGACGGAGAAACGCCCCCGAGTGAGGCCTATTTGGGCAAACGGCGCGTGTATTGGGACGGCAGGTGGATTGAAGCGGACATTTGGGAGATGGAAAAGTTGAAGCCCGGAAACCGGATTAAAGCCTTCTCCATCCTGGAGTCTCCGGCGACCACCTTCGTCATTCCCTTCGGGTTTGAGACCTATCTGGATCAGCACCGCCTTTTCCACCTGAAAGAAGTGCGATGA